Part of the Kitasatospora sp. NBC_01266 genome, TGCTCGGAATCGTCTTCAGCGTGATCAGCTCGCTGGTCTGGTTCGCGGTCAAGGCCCTGGTGGTGGTCGGCATCGCAGCCGGGGTGGTGATCCTGGTCAAGCGGGCGGCCAAGGGCTGACCCGCAACGCCGCCTCCGCTCCGGCGCCCGTCCCTGCTCGGCAGGGACCGGGCGCCGCGGCGTTTCGTGACAACCGACGGCCGCCGCCGTGACAGCTGTCATGCGGCACCGGCGACACAAGGCACTGACGGCGGGTCAGCTCGGATCGGCAGAATCTCCCTTGTCACCAGGCAGGACAACGGGAGGAACGGGCCATGAGCGAGACCACCATCACCGAGGCGGCACCGGTCGGCAAGCAGCGCAGCCCCCTGGCGAGCACACTGCTGCCGCTGGTGGTGGACGTCGCGGTGCCGCTGGCGACCTACTACCTGGCGCACTCGGTCTTCGGTCTGAGCCTGGTCTCCGCGCTGATCGTCAGCAGCGTCGTGCCGGCCGTGCGCACCGTCTACGGGCTGGTCCAGGGACGGGCGGCTGGGGGCACCTCCCGGCCGATGGCCGGGGGAGGCCTGGCCGGCCTGATGCTGCTGGTCAACGTGGCCGGCATCGTCACCACCTTCCTCACCGGCGACCCGCGGCTGATGATCGCCAAGGACGGCCTGGTGAGCAGCGCGATCGGCATCGGGATCCTCTTCTCCGCGCTGCGTGGCAGGCCGCTGATGGCGGTGGGCCTGCGCCCCTTCCTGACCGGTGGGAAGCCCGCCCGGGAAGCCGCCTGGGGACGGCTGTGGGTCGAGTCGGCGGAGTTCCGGCGCTACGCGCTGCGGCACTCGGTGATCTGGGGCGGCGCGCTGATG contains:
- a CDS encoding DUF5326 family protein, encoding MAEIWKSLPSWVRNIVVPILVLIIAFNVLGIVFSVISSLVWFAVKALVVVGIAAGVVILVKRAAKG
- a CDS encoding VC0807 family protein, whose protein sequence is MSETTITEAAPVGKQRSPLASTLLPLVVDVAVPLATYYLAHSVFGLSLVSALIVSSVVPAVRTVYGLVQGRAAGGTSRPMAGGGLAGLMLLVNVAGIVTTFLTGDPRLMIAKDGLVSSAIGIGILFSALRGRPLMAVGLRPFLTGGKPAREAAWGRLWVESAEFRRYALRHSVIWGGALMLECVARVVGAYTLPLTTMVWLPTVFLIGAIGLASVVSGPCTERMKKLITEQA